GGAAGATAGTTGGCGCTGTGCGGCAAAAAGGGAAGAGGAATAACGTATCTCCGGATCTCTTTGACTGACAGGTGCAATCTGAGATGCTTCTACTGCCACCCGGAAGGAGGCATAGAACTCAAATCGCATTCATCAATCCTCACTTTTGAAGAGCTGGCCAGAGTCGTCCGTGCAGCAAGACGGCTCGGCATCGAAAAATTCAGATTGACCGGCGGAGAGCCTCTTCTCAGAAAAGACATAGTTGGACTTCTGAGTCTCCTGTCGGAGGCGAAAGGGGGAGGTCGTCTTGCGCTTACAAGCAATGGAGTGCTCCTTGGCGAGATGGCTTACGGCCTCAGGTCGCACGGGCTGGACAGCGTAAACATAAGTCTCGACACTCTTCAGAGGAAGAAGTTTGAAAGGATAACCGGGAGGGATGCACTGGATTCTGTTCTGACAGGCATTTCTCAGTCGGTGCGTGCGGGCCTTGAGGTCAAGATAAACGTGGTCCTGCTGGAAGGATTGAATGATTCGGAGGTTCTTGATTTCGTTTCCCTGGCTGAGAAATTCGGGATTGAGGTGCGGTTTATCGAGCTCATGCCGTTTGGGAGAAACGGCAATGCAATGAGCACGGTGCCCGTGGCACTGGCAAGAAGAGCAGTCGAAGAAGCCCACGTTCTCTTCCCTGAAGAAAGAGAGGGTTCCTCCGGTCCTGCACAAAGCTTCAGGCTAGGAAACGGGCGGGGCAAGGTTGGTTTCATAGCGCCGGTCACGGA
The DNA window shown above is from Candidatus Eisenbacteria bacterium and carries:
- the moaA gene encoding GTP 3',8-cyclase MoaA: MALCGKKGRGITYLRISLTDRCNLRCFYCHPEGGIELKSHSSILTFEELARVVRAARRLGIEKFRLTGGEPLLRKDIVGLLSLLSEAKGGGRLALTSNGVLLGEMAYGLRSHGLDSVNISLDTLQRKKFERITGRDALDSVLTGISQSVRAGLEVKINVVLLEGLNDSEVLDFVSLAEKFGIEVRFIELMPFGRNGNAMSTVPVALARRAVEEAHVLFPEEREGSSGPAQSFRLGNGRGKVGFIAPVTEGFCDQCNRLRLTCDGRLKPCLACRTSVDLRSALRSSTVDDEIERLFISAADLKPDGSFLEKAGALLGVEMRESGG